The genomic interval GCTGTCTTCCCATGGGGCGGGAGCAACCCGCCAGGCTTCGAATCCGGCGGCTGCTTCCGCCCTGGAAAATTACCATTCAATGCGAATCGAACCCCGTCCGCTGCCCGAACGCCTGCCCGACCTGGGCGATCTGCCGCCGCTTCTGACCCGCCTCTACGCCGCCCGCGGCGTGCAGTCCGCCGCCGAGCTGGACAAGGGACTGGCGCGGCTGTTGCCTTATAGCCGGCTCAAGGGCATCGAGGCGGCGGTGGAGCTGCTGGTCGAGGCACTGCGCGAGCGCCGGCGCATCCTCTTCGTCGGCGATTTCGACGCCGACGGCGCCACCGCCAGCACGGTCGGCGTGCTCGGCCTGCGCCTGCTCGGCGCGGCGCACGTCGACTATCTGGTGCCGAACCGCTTCGAGTACGGCTACGGGCTGACCCCCGAGATCGTCGCCGTGGCCCTGGCGCGCCAGCCCGAACTCCTGGTGACGGTGGATAACGGCATCTCCAGCCTCGACGGCGTGGCCGCGGCCCGGACCGCCGGCCTGCGCGTGCTGGTCACCGACCACCACCTGCCGGGCCACGAACTGCCGGCGGCGGACGCCATCGTCAATCCCAACCAGCCGGGCTGCGAATTCCCCAGCAAGGCCATGGCCGGGGTCGGGGTGATCTTCTACGTGCTGCTGGCGCTGCGCGCCCGCCTGCGCGAGCTGGGCTGGTTCGCCGGGCGGACCGAGCCGAACCTGGCCGAGCTGCTCGATCTGGTCGCCCTGGGCAGCGTCGCCGACGTGGTGCCGCTGGACGCCAACAACCGCATCCTGGTCCACCAGGGGCTGGCGCGCATTCGCGCCGGGCGGGCGCGGCCGGGGCTGCGCGCGCTGCTCGAGGTGGCCGGGCGCGACCACCGGCGGATCACCTCCACCGATCTCGGCTTCATCCTCGGTCCGCGGCTGAATGCTGCCGGGCGGCTGGACGACATGTCCCTCGGCATCGAATGCCTGCTCTGCGAGGACGAGGGGCTGGCCCGCGAGATGGCGGTGCAGCTCGATCAGCTCAACCAGGACCGCAAGGCCATCGAGCAGGGCATGCAGCGCGAAGCCCTGGCCCAGCTCAAGGAGCTGCCGGTCGAGGCGCTGCCCTTCGGCCTCTGCCTGTTCGAGCCGGACTGGCACCAGGGGGTGATCGGCATCCTCGCCTCGCGCCTCAAGGAGCGCTACCACCGTCCGGCCATCGCCTTCGCCGATGCCGGCGACGGCCTGCTCAAGGGCTCGGCCCGCTCGGTGCCGGGATTCCACATCCGCGATGCGCTGGATGCG from Azotobacter salinestris carries:
- the recJ gene encoding single-stranded-DNA-specific exonuclease RecJ, with protein sequence MRIEPRPLPERLPDLGDLPPLLTRLYAARGVQSAAELDKGLARLLPYSRLKGIEAAVELLVEALRERRRILFVGDFDADGATASTVGVLGLRLLGAAHVDYLVPNRFEYGYGLTPEIVAVALARQPELLVTVDNGISSLDGVAAARTAGLRVLVTDHHLPGHELPAADAIVNPNQPGCEFPSKAMAGVGVIFYVLLALRARLRELGWFAGRTEPNLAELLDLVALGSVADVVPLDANNRILVHQGLARIRAGRARPGLRALLEVAGRDHRRITSTDLGFILGPRLNAAGRLDDMSLGIECLLCEDEGLAREMAVQLDQLNQDRKAIEQGMQREALAQLKELPVEALPFGLCLFEPDWHQGVIGILASRLKERYHRPAIAFADAGDGLLKGSARSVPGFHIRDALDAVAARQPRLISKFGGHAMAAGLSLPQANFGAFAAAFDAEVRRQLCADDLTGRLLSDGRLGVEEFHLDLARALRQAGPWGQHFPEPLFHGVFQVVRQRLVGERHLKLVVGSECGALQLDAIAFNVDREQWPNPMVRWVELAYRLDVNEYRGQERVQLVVVHIEAR